A genome region from Polyodon spathula isolate WHYD16114869_AA chromosome 19, ASM1765450v1, whole genome shotgun sequence includes the following:
- the LOC121295078 gene encoding cytochrome c oxidase subunit 5A, mitochondrial-like, with translation MFRAAVRYTASGLRSLARTHTSRTAAVASRCYSHGKQETDEEFDARWVTYFNKPDIDAWELKKGMNTLIGYDLVPEPKILDAALRACRRLNDLASAIRILEAVKDKAGPHKEIYPYVIQELRPTLSELGISTPEELGMDKA, from the exons ATGTTCAGAGCCGCTGTGCGATACACCGCCTCCGGACTTCGGAGTTTGGCCAGGACTCACACCTCCCGTACCG CTGCTGTAGCCTCGCGTTGTTATTCACATGGGAAGCAGGAGACGGACGAGGAGTTTGATGCCCGCTGGGTCACCTATTTCAACAAGCCTGACATCGATGCCTGGGAGCTGAAAAAAG GCATGAACACCCTGATTGGTTACGATTTGGTACCTGAACCAAAGATCCTTGATGCAGCTCTCCGAGCCTGCAGGAGGCTGAACGACCTGGCCAGTGCAATCCGCATCCTGGAAGCCGTTAAG GATAAAGCCGGACCTCACAAAGAGATCTACCCCTACGTCATTCAGGAGCTGCGACCCACACTGAGCGAGCTGGGCATCTCCACACCAGAGGAACTGGGCATGGATAAGGCATAG